In Haliaeetus albicilla chromosome 12, bHalAlb1.1, whole genome shotgun sequence, a genomic segment contains:
- the STRC gene encoding stereocilin isoform X3 has protein sequence MLAGPLRPGWLAGAVPCGVPASRTFPAGAASGGSGAAARRLAPVLQPRAAPRPSGAVPPVPRAGARRRGGTPAPGQSPPEAAGAPPASGATSTPRGGGGGADELSGLPPGPGLATEPRGPVRLLLPPRSRRRRAALLSLPCGLWGRPGGGPPSAPRSRRQLPPGRAGPEERNAGPGPCGPLRSSAPGLRDTLLRAAARALGAPRTDSDGRCAGTLPQLLLWGFHHNLSWDARGLGFAAGVLPAPPPLPGCLQPVPRAAASAPQGQPSLLPPVLEAVCNDSVPGLPGVSNFTVYLYCNLFNSSRGSSQRLGDLGAACSNAAWYLSAGEGGSAWARACREHYPAQFNSTVCSNTSLRETPGPQQVLLEQLCADLAQGLAGARPPSRSACPLGARWEDAWSCFLGSRVLWGARLCGSGSRELLPTDLRAWLSQLCGGPQPQAQMPNASEPGGTDPCSFRAQSLWARGNTGLLELCRTVPPSCFQELVCTNASLLQLLGHPQPVVGVHCQGALPGGHCLLKQLLALLPLHPRLDATELCPDPAAYLLGLASQLPQCEEEAPGWAPHVNYLLRLLDRSLALSRREEAGQAAGEQLSDAILLSSLLDNTSFWGLLRVNASRVILRAVGQYLGWEHRASAKRELLSCFSAVLWDLLQDSEGAPALDILAQEYLQMPEESFQGLLLTAGPEAVQRFLALLHRSWHRLRGEVPSPTSGEEALPLLAVLLLRGLPHLTPQLFVSLSQFIPFLAVSDIARLPPALLANESVLAALRTHSARLTQGQKAAFARRLLQAPFLGAVPTWPLGFLRAILPLLPHLPLHCFLQLTPQQIWGLGDGWQLLRLGLVQGRHVAGSLANRSHAAGPEPGHRLGTLACFLSPEDLQDLAWLRDPRGAVEQSLLACAAAGTLQQHGRVMLALADLLRSTSLAMVSPGELPAWRGVLPEMGVGFLQHLSAAQLNALLPQLRPMHLTRAQVSPAWLQTPWAGGSPSPGHSQRVQHSAARQPPSLAPCPCQGYAVTADHHCLVLPPGILPACMGCPEGQCECPRCLCRKRMGCGCFALVPEGSPRSHTPMPAWAASGSLCKVQPCCGTAARARLACFSAGDSRGSSQAVSPPARPGTHVAGSRPGPTPGPRLRMPGASPTPALSGADGIPAAGSAAPRRLAPLPPAPAAPPAPASWCPGFSGGSVGPEPALVPAAGQRLGTGLWGKVLPPCASHSCPPQQAQLLWREVGASTNRSHHTAGALGSLVVGMSCMALQELGQQDFLGALRTLYVQPRSLPASLRRCVQEEVLRRPALSEEEMAWLGPRFLMELPAKLVEMLPDAMMRLVLDHAIRQPRSLLALPATRRAALARGALHSLRLPAGTELGGEDLDWLGPLVGFLGRETVARVQPQSLLPRLGDLQDTCLAAEAGAELGRLLLSEQALGTPPSWRLPTLQQLGRLVFLLPLKSLRAIPRDLLSRDTVEQLLQSQRDWEQSELGRLCHPPGTLGEGPSPQEVLVAPLVAAAGPGEQGETVHSPPQPCPRSCTSCPWCPPMPCPHTLCPCCPCSPCCSLPGLALCPQCPHADSSLAGVSPSCWGQPAQASSAAPVPSCADMRATFPAVWSAAQLAAMAPQQLEGCLGLLSQDTALRPDQLRAVLGQAQRLWGSTGTLEPAQTLRLGRLATQLGEPELRELLLPDWGALSALGELDSWSPEQMRAVVSAFLRQRGVSAQDLGLPELVALGHLICGLSAAELRGLDSQELSKAAPFLGSLSLRCTEQQVEVLAAHLTSSAAFGPAATWGPEIFAEVGTLAAGLPDIVLSALVPEQIWALTPRAIAAVPAPKFAVVFGPAQLRTLSSTQAAAVTLGQRQWLSSTQRQALASAQHEGQAAQDSQGRSGDRPQSGFSLVLLLCLTRCFL, from the exons ATGCTCGCCGGGCCCCTGAGGCCGGGGTGGCTGGCGGGAGCCGTGCCGTGTGGCGTCCCGGCCAGCCGGACCTTCCCCGCAGGAGCTGCCTCGGGCGGGAGCGGCGCCGCGGCCCGACGCCTCGCGCCCGTCCTCCAGCCCCGGGCCGCACCGCGACCGAGCGGCGCCGTCCCGCCCGTCCCACGAGCCGGAgcccggcggcgcggggggacgccggcccccgggcagagcccgcCGGAGGCCGCGGGGGCCCCGCCGGCGAGCGGGGCCACCTCGACCCCGCGGGGCGGCGGTGGGGGCGCGGACGAGCTCTCCGGCCTCCCGCCCGGCCCGGGGCTGGCGACTGAGCCGCGGGGGCCGGTGCGGCTGCTGCTCCCGCCGCGGAGCCGCCGGCGCCGGGCCGCGCTCCTCAGCCTCCCCTGCGGGCTGTGGGGCCGCCCCGGCGGGGGGCCACCCTCCGCGCCCCGCTCGCGCCGGCAGctgccgccgggccgggccgggccggaggAGCGGAACGCGGGCCCTGGGCCGTGCGGGCCCCTCCGGAGCAGCGCGCCGGGGCTGCGGGACACCCTgctgcgggcggcggcgcgggcgcTGGGGGCCCCGCGCACCGACAGCGACGGGCGCTGCGCAG GGACGCTGCCgcagctgctgctctg GGGCTTCCACCACAACCTCAGCTGGGACGCCCGCGGCCTGGGCTTCGCGGCCGGGGTGCTCCCTGCTCCGCCGCCCCTCCCCGGCTGCCTCCAGCCTGTCCCCCGGGCAGCAGCTTCTGCGCCACAGGGCCAGCCCTCGCTCCTGCCCCCTGTTCTGGAGGCTGTGTGCAATGACAGTGTCCCCGGGCTGCCGGGTGTCTCCAACTTCACGGTCTACCTCTACTGCAACCTCTTCAACAGCTCCCGGGGCTCCAGCCAGCGCCTGGGGGACCTGGGGGCTGCCTGCTCCAATGCAGCCTGGTACCTCTCTGCGGGTGAGGGAGGCTCAGCATGGGCCCGGGCCTGCCGGGAGCACTACCCTGCCCAGTTCAACAGCACTGTCTGCAGCAACACCTCCTTGAGGGAGACCCCTGGGCCCCAGCAGGtcctgctggagcagctctgtgccGACCTGGCCCAGGGCCTGGCAGGGGCCCGGCCCCCCAGCCGCAGCGCCTGCCCGCTGGGTGCGCGCTGGGAGGACGCCTGGAGCTGCTTCCTGGGAAGCCGCGTGCTCTGGGGCGCCCGGCTCTGCGGCAGCGGGAGCCGCGAGTTGCTGCCCACTGACCTCCGGGCCTGGCTCTCCCAGCTGTGTGGcggtccccagccccaggcacagatgcccaaCGCCTCAGAGCCTGGGGGCACAGACCCCTGCTCCTTCAGGGCCCAGAGCCTGTGGGCACGGGGGAACACTGGCCTCTTGGAGCTGTGCAGGACTGTGCCTCCCAGCTGCTTCCAGGAGCTGGTGTGCACCAAtgcctccctcctgcagctgctggggcatCCCCAGCCTGTGGTGGGGGTGCACTGTCAGGGTGCCCTGCCTGGGGGACACTGCCTGCTGAAGCAGCTCCTGGCGCTcctgcccctgcaccccaggCTGGACGCTACAGAGCTCTGCCCAGACCCGGCTGCCTACCTACTGGGGCTGGCCTCGCAGCTCCCACAGTGCGAGGAGGAGGCTCCAGGCTGGGCCCCCCACGTGAACTACCTCCTGCGCCTGCTTGACCGGAGCCTGGCCCTCTCCAGACGAGAGGAGGCTGGGCAGGcggctggggagcagctgagCGACGCCATCCTCCTCTCCAGTCTCCTGGACAACACATCCTTCTGGGGTTTGCTCAGGGTGAACGCATCTAGAGTCATCCTGCGAGCTGTGGGCCAGTACCTGGGGTGGGAGCACAGGGCGTCAGCCAAgagggagctgctgagctgctttaGT GCTGTGCTCTGGGACCTGCTCCAGGACAGCGAGGGTGCTCCCGCCTTGGACATCCTGGCGCAG GAGTATCTGCAGATGCCAGAGGAGAGCTTCCAGGGACTGCTGCTCACGGCGGGGCCCGAGGCTGTGCAGCGCTTCCTGGCCCTGCTGCACCGCTCCTGGCACCGGCTGCGCGGGGAG GTGCCATCACCCACGTCCGGGGAGGAGGCGCTGCCGTTGCTGGCCGTGCTGCTGCTCCGTGGATTGCCCCATCTCACCCCCCAGCTGTTTGTCAGCCTGTCGCAGTTCATCCCCTTCCTGGCAGTGTCTGACATCGCGAGGCTTCCGCCGGCCCTCCTGGCCAACGAGAGCGT CCTCGCCGCCCTGCGGACTCACAGCGCCCGCCTGACACAGGGGCAGAAGGCCGCCTTTGCCAGGCGCCTGCTGCAGGCCCCCTTCCTCGGGGCTGTGCCCACGTGGCCCCTCGGCTTCCTTCGTGCCATCCTGCCGCTGCTGCCCCACTTGCCGCTGCACTGCTTCCTGCAGCTCACTCCCCAGCAG ATCTGGGGGCTGGGGGatggctggcagctgctgcgGCTGGGGCTGGTGCAGGGCCGCCATGTAGCAGGCAGCCTGGCAAACAGGAGCCATGCAGCTGGCCCCGAGCCCGGGCACAG GCTGGGGACCCTTGCCTGCTTCTTGAGCCCTGAGGACCTGCAGGACCTGGCATGGCTGCGGGACCCCCGGGGGGCAGTGGAGCAGAGCCTGCTGGCGTGTGCAGCCGCAGGGACCCTACAGCAGCACGGGCGG GTCATGCTCGCCCTGGCAGACTTGCTGCGCTCCACCAGCCTGGCCATGgtgagccctggggagctgccagcATGGAGGGGCGTCCTCCCTGAGATGGGAGTGGGCTTCCTGCAGCACCTGTCAGCTGCCCAGCTGAatgccctcctgccccagctgcgGCCAATGCATCTGACGCGTGCCCAGGTGAGTCCAGCTTGGCTGCAGACACCCTGGGCCGGGGGGTCCCCGAGCCCAGGGCACTCTCAGAGAGTCCAGCACAGTGCAGCCAGGCAGCCTCCGAGCCTCGCACCCTGCCCCTGCCAAGGCTATGCTGTCACTGCTGACCACCACTGCCTTGTCCTGCCCCCAGGCATCCTTCCTGCTTGCATGGGCTGTCCAGAGGGACAATGTGAGTGTCCGAGGTGCCTCTGCAGGAAAAGGATGGGCTGCGGGTGCTTTGCCCTGGTGCCTGAGGGCAGCCCCAGATCTCACACACCCATGCCTGCCTGGGCTGCCTCAGGATCCCTGTGCAAGGTGCAGCCCTGCTGTGGCACGGCTGCCCGAGCAAGGCTAGCATGTTTCTCTGCAGGTGACAGCAGGGGAAGCAGccaggctgtgtcccctcctgccAGGCCTGGGACCCACGTTGCTGGCAGCCGTCCTGGCCCCACTCCGGGTCCAAGGCTGCGCATGCCTGGGGCCAGCCCTACCCCTGCTCTCAGCGGCGCAGACGGCATCCCTGCTGCAGGCTCTGCAGCCCCCAGACGGCTGGCCCCActgcctcctgcccctgctgcccctccagctcctgcgTCGTGGTGCCCAGGCTTTTCGGGGGGCTCTGTGGGACCTGAACCTGCCCTGGTCCCCGCAGCAGGTCAGAGGCtgggcacagggctgtgggggAAGGTGCTGCCCCCCTGTGCCTCCCACAGCTGCCCCCCCCAACAGGCCCAGCTCCTCTGGAGAGAGGTGGGAGCCAGCACTAACCGCAGCCACCACACTGCTGG TGCCCTGGGCTCGCTGGTGGTGGGCATGAGCTGCATGGCGCTGCAGGAGCTGGGCCAGCAGGATTTCCTGGGGGCTCTCCGGACCCTCTATGTGCAGCCTcgctccctgcctgccagcctg AGGCGCTGCGTGCAGGAGGAGGTGCTCAGGCGTCCTGCGCTCTCCGAGGAGGAGATGGCATGGCTGGGACCTCGGTTCCTCATGGAGTTGCC GGCAAAGCTGGTGGAGATGCTGCCTGATGCCATGATGCGGCTGGTTCTGGACCATGCAATCCGCCAGCCCCGCAGCCTGCTGGCCCTGCCGGCTACCCGCCGGGCAGCCCTGGCCCGTGGGGCCCTGCACTCCCTG cggctcccagcagggacagagctgggTGGGGAGGACCTGGACTGGCTGGGCCCACTGGTGGGGTTCCTGGGCCGGGAGACTGTGGCCCGTGTCCAGCCTCAGAGCCTGCTGCCACGGCTGGGGGACCTGCAGGACACCTGCCTGGCTGCGGAAGCGGGTGCCGAGCTGGGGCGGCTGCTGCTGTCGGAGCAGGCGCTGGG GACCCCGCCAAGCTGGCGCCTGcccaccctgcagcagctggggcgCCTGGTCTTCCTGCTGCCCCTCAAGAGCCTGCGTGCCATCCCCCGG GACTTGCTGAGCAGAGACACGgtggagcagctgctgcagagccagcGGGACTGGGAGCAGAGCGAGCTGGGACGCCTCTGCCACCCCCCTGGCACCCTGGGTGAGGGTCCCAGCCCGCAGGAAGTGCTGGTGGCCCCGCTGGTGGCAGCTGCCGGGCCAGGGGAGCAAGGTGAGACTGTGCACTCCCCCCctcagccctgtccccgctCGTGCACCTCCTGTCCCTGGTGCCCTCCCATGCCCTGCCCACACACTTTGTGCCCCTGCTGCCCATGTTCCCCATGCTGTTCCCTCCCTGGGCTGGCCTtatgtccccagtgtccccatgcTGACTCCTCCCTGGCTGGTGTGTCCCCCTCGTGCTGGGGCCAGCCTGCTCAGgccagctctgcagcccctgTGCCCAGCTGTGCCGACATGCGTGCCACCTTCCCTGCGGTGTGGAGTGCAGCCCAGCTGGCCGCCATGGccccccagcagctggagggctgcctggggctgctcaGCCAGGACACAGCACTGCGCCCCGACCAGCTCCGGGCTGTCCTGGGCCAGGCCCAGCGG ctgtggggcagcacCGGGACGCTGGAGCCAGCCCAGACCCTGCGCCTGGGCCGGCTGGCCACCCAGCTGGGCGAGCCGGAGCTGCGGGAGCTGCTGCTTCCTGACTGGGGGGCCCTCTCTGCCCTGGGGGAGCTGGACAGCTGGTCACCCGAGCAG ATGCGGGCCGTGGTGTCCGCCTTCCTGCGGCAGCGTGGGGTGAGCGCCCAGGACCTGGGGCTGCCTGagctggtggcactggggcACCTGATCTGCGGGCTGTCAGCAGCTGAGCTGCGGGGCCTGGACAGCCAGGAGCTCAG CAAAGCTGCTCCTTTCCTGGGCTCGCTGAGCCTGCGCTGCACGGAGCAGCAGGTGGAGGTGCTGGCTGCCCACCTGACCTCCAGTGCTGCCTTCGGCCCGGCTGCCACCTGGGGACCCGAAATCTTCGCAGAGGTCGGAACGCTGGCAG CTGGGCTCCCCGACATCGTCCTCTCTGCACTGGTCCCTGAGCAGATCTGGGCCCTCACGCCCCGGGCCATCGCTGCTGTCCCGGCACCCAAGTTCGCA GTGGTGTTTGGCCCAGCTCAGCTGCGCACCCTCTCCAGCACCCAGGCCGCGGCTGTCACCCTGGGGCAGCGCCAGTGGCTCAGCAGCACCCAGCGCCAGGCCCTGGCCAGTGCTCAGCATGAgggacaggctgcccaggacagCCAAG GCAGGAGTGGAGACAGGCCCCAGTCTGGCTTCAGCTTggttctcctcctctgcctgacCCGCTGCTTTCTGTGA